GGCGAGGAGGCTGAGCCGGGACTCGTTGCCTCGATGATTCTTGGAGACCCGACGGGAACCGTGAAGATGACGCTCTGGGATGCCCAGGCCGCAGCAGTCTCTGAGCTTGAGGTTGGCTCGGTTGTTGAGGTGATTGCAAAGCCGCGTCCCGGATACCGGAACGAGGTGACCTGCGCTGCTCTCCGGCCCAGTCAGGTACGAATCGTTGAGACGAAACGGCCGCCGAAGTCAGAGATGATGAAGGTCCCGCTCGCAGCAAAAATCCTTTTCATCGCACCGGTTCGCGAGATTCCCCGCCGCGACGGCTCAACGTCTGAGCTTCTGGAGATAATTGTGGGGGATTCATCCGGGACGGCACGGATTATCACCTGGTCGCCTGAAGTTTTCGAGGAGCTCGCAGAGGGAATGTCCGTGAGTTTTGCGGGTCTTACCAGAAAAGAGGAGGAGGATGTGGTTGAGTACGTGGCAGGCGAGGATGTGGTGATTACGCCGCACGATGACATATCTGTCCTCTCGTGCGATGCAGGGGATGTCGTCGAAGGTCAGACCTCTGTTGTTACGGGCGTTGCACTTTCTGTTTCGCAGGTCAGGACGTTTGTCACCAGACGCGGAAATGAGTCACGCGTGAAAAATGTGAGACTTGGCAGCGAGAACGGCACATCCTTTGTCAATGTTGCCTGCTGGAATGAGGCTGCGGACGCCGCAGTCGTTGCCGGAGATCTGCTGGAGGTGATCAATGCCCAGGCGAAGCTGAACAAGTACGGCGAGATTGAGCTGTCGGTCGGGCGCGGTTCGGTTCTGCGGGAACGCGATTGCCATGGAGTTTTTGGAACCGCCGCAGGCATGATCATTCCGCGACCGGAAGGGCTGACGATTGATGACGGTACATGCGCCCGGATTCTTTCCGGCGATACCACACTTCCTCCGGCAGCGATGGCGAGAGTTTCCGGGTTGTGCACAAACTCCCGCATCTTGGTTGAGGAGGCAGAGGTCGAGGAACTTTCGCCGGCCGCCCTTCGCGAGCGGCTTTTGCGGCTCTGATTTTTCAGAGTCCGACTTTTTCTTTTATTCGCCGTTTGGCATATGCGGCGAATGCGTCGCGGCATTCCGGGGAGGAGAGGAAGTCGTAGGCGACCTGTTCGATGACGGGGCCGATCACCGGATTTTTTGCGAGATCTCCTGCTGCGCTGAGTAGTGCGGATTTGAAGGATGCGTCGTTGGTTTCTGGCATGTGTTAGGGTGGGATGAGATTGCATATGAGGGTATGGATGGTGACTATTTTGCGTGCTTGGTCGCGGTTGCGCTTTGTTGCTCCGCCCACGGAAAATCGGAATACGCGGAAAAACGCACGGAAAAACATCACGGAGCAGACGTGAACATCACGGAAATTTCACAAAAAAAGATCATAGAGCAAACAAGGACATAACAAAAATTCCAAAATAATTTTTCTTTCGTGTTGTTCACGTCTGCTCCGTGATGTTTTTCTGTGAAACTCCGTGTTTTCCGATTTTCCGTGGGCGGAGCTGACCAATCCCCAACAGTGTTTACCAATAAACGAATGTATGATCAAAGCTGATGAAGACAAAAAGGAGCACTTTCACCCCACGCGGTCTGGGGTTTATATGCCGGTCTGTCGATGTTAATAGTATATCTCAACAACATCAAAGAAAGGAGAAAAGAAGATATGACAGCAACTGATATTGAGGACATCCCGGGCGTTGGACCGGCAACTGCCGACCGCCTTCGCGAGGCAGGCTACATCACTGTTGAAAGCATTGCAACCGCAGCACCGGTTGACCTCTCCGAGGCAGCAGAGATCGGTGAGTCAACGGCAAAAAAGATCATCAAAGCCGCACGCGAGATCGCAGATATCGGCGGGTTCAAAACCGGAACTGATGTTCTTGCACGCCGTCAGGAGATTCTCAAGCTCAGTACATTTGTTCCTGAGGTGGACGAGCTTTTAGGCGGCGGCATTGAGACGCAGGCGATCACCGAGTTCTATGGCGAGTTCGGTTCCGGAAAGTCGCAGATTGTTCACCAGCTTGCGGTGAACTGCCAGCTTCCCCGCGAGGTCGGCGGTCTTGGCGGCAGCTGTCTGTATATTGATACGGAAAATACCTTCCGCCCTGAACGTATCGAACAGATGGTCGCTGGTCTTGAGTTCGAGAAGCCGCTTCCCGAAGGCTATGAGATTCCGAGCGTCGAAGATTTCCTCGCAAACATCCATGTTGCCCGCGCTCACAGCTCAGATCATCAGATGCTGTTGATCGACTCGGCACGCGATCTTTCAAATGAGTTGAAGGACAGCGATATGCCGGTAAAGCTGATCATTGTTGACTCCCTGACCGGTCTCTTCCGTGCAGAGTATGCCGGCCGCGGAACCCTTGCAGGCCGTCAGCAGAAGCTGAACCGTCACCTGCACGACCTCTTCAAGCTGGTGGACGATCTGAATGCGGTTGCGATTGTGACAAATCAGGTCATGTCAAACCCGGGCGTCTTCTTCGGCGACCCGACCAAACCGATCGGCGGAAACATCGTCGGCCACTCGGCGACGTTCAGACTGTATCTGCGCAAAAGCAAGGCAGGCAAACGTATCGCAAGACTCGTGGACAGCCCGAACCTTCCTGAAGGAGAGGCGACGTTTATGGTCGAAACTGCAGGTATCAAACCCTGCTGAAGAGTCCTGTGGGATTATCTCAATACTTTTTTTGGAAATTGGATAAAAGAGAACTTAGTCCTTCTGAAGAAGACCGAGAGCAGCATAACGGGCAACAAGCTCATCATATCCGATTACGCAGGAGATCATCTCAAGAAACTCATCTTTGGAAAGATGCATCTCTTTTGACATCCATGCGAGTAAATCCCCCGTAATCTCTTGTTTATTGTGACTGAGATATGTTTTCACTCCCGATGGTTTTCCATTCATATAAAATTCATACCTGCAGTGATTCGTATTTCCCGATAGTTTTTGAAACCCTTTCTTTTCCAGAGCCGCAGACACTTTTTTTGCTTTGAACACTGCCATTTGGAATTACCACTAGATTACTGACTGTAACATCTCAGCACGTTTTTTTGCCAATGGATGAACCTGATTTTCCGGATTTGTGTAAATTGCATAATCCTCCTCAAACATGCGACGGCCTTCTTCCAAACCATCAGCAATTGAGTTACATGATATGAGGAAAGAGAACTCTTCATTTGCAAGAACATATGAATTATCCTCCTGAATCATCATTTTCAGGATAATTGGCTGTTTAAGCTTTTTTAACTCCCCGTTTACATAGACTGTGTGGAGAAACACCACTCCCTGCTCATCTCCTTTGTCCCCTGCGTCAACTGTATCGAGCAGAACATTCAGTACATCATCATAGGTCTGATTGCCGCGTTTTCTGGAGCAGACACGCTCTTTAATGTGCGCTGAGACGGTGATGCTCGTTTTTTGCGGCCTCTGATCCATCGTCTGCATAGTAATCAGATAATGGGGGAGTTGAGATAATAGGTTTTGTTGTCAATGACCCTCCACCCATTTTTGTGTCCTGACCATCATCCGGCAGAGAATAAATACTGCCGACCCAAATATATTTTTCATGCTCAAAGCCTTCATCACCGACATCGACGGAACCCTCACTGACGATCGACGTCGTCTTTCTACCCGTGCGGTTGAAGAGATCCGCAGAGTTGTGGATGCAGGCATTCCGGTAGTTCTCGCATCCGGCAACACCCTCTGTTTTATTGATGCGCTTTCCAAAATGATCGGAACCGAAGGCGACGTGATCGCAGAAAACGGCGGGGTTTACCGTCACGGCTATACCGGAGACCGCCACTCTGCCGGAGATCGCGAACTCTGTTTTGCCGCATATAAGCGAATCATCGACACATTCCAGCCGAAAGGTGAGGAGCTTCGTCTCTACAGCAATGACTACCGGTACTCAGACGTCGCATTCGCCCGCGACGCTGATGTGAACGAAATACAAAAACTGCTTGCAGATATGCCGGTGCAGGTAGTTGACACCGGATTTGCCATTCATCTCCAGTCAGAAGGACTCTCCAAAGGTGCGGCTCTTGAAAAACTCGCAGAGCTGATGGGACTTACACCCGCAGATTTTCTTGCCGCAGGAGATTCAATCAACGATGTCTCGATGCTGAAGATCTCAGGCACCGGAGTTGTTCCGGCAAACGCAAGTCCTGAAGCGCGAGCTGCTGCTGACTGTGTCATGAGTAAACCGTTCGGCGAAGGAACAGCTGACGCTCTTGCCAGATACTTCCCCTGAAAAAATCATGAAGAGATTCTCCAACAGATCTGTGGAGAAAATACTATTTTTGAAAATTTTCTGCTTTACCGCAGCATATACCGGTCAACGACAATAAAGTCGGTGATATCTTTTACCGCCTCAAACGGCAGCGTGATAGCTTCGCCGTCAAGTTTGTAGCCGGATGTGTCAAACATCTGGTCAGGGCGCACTAAAAGATTCAGCAGCTGCCCGGTCGCACTGTCAAAAGTAATGTTCTTGATCTGACCGATAATTTTTCCATCAGTGCTCATCACTCTCTTTTTCCGGATAGAATGGGTAAACTGCTCGCTCTTCATTGTAATCAGTAGTTTTGTATTGAGGACGAAAGTATTTATCCGTTTTGAATGTACTGGCTTCACCTCTTATGTTCTGCTCCGCCGCTTCGTAGCTCCGCCCACGGAAGACACTGAACACACGGAAAAACATCACGGAGCAGACGTGAACATCACGGAAATGAATTATTGTAATATCACAAAATATTTTATTGGTTTTGTTTCGGAAATTTTTCTGGAAAAATTATCGCAGAAATATTTTCATGACATAAAAAAATAAAAAAAATATTTTCAAATTCCGTGTTGTTCACGTCTGCTCCGTGTTGTTTTTTTCCGTGAAGCTCCGTGTTTTCTGATTTTCCGTGGGCGGAGCTACGAAACGAAGGAGCGACGAAATAATTTCAAAGAGTCGGAAACACCCGAATAATATCCGAATGCGTGAGAATACCGATCGGCTTCTCCTCCTCCATCACAATAACCCGGCCGATATCCTGCTCCTTAAACCTGCGGATGACCTCATACAGCCGCATATCTCCTGGAATTGTCACCACATTGCGCACCATAATCTCGCCAACGGACGCCTCCATCAAAACTCCGCGATCGATTGCCGCAACAATATCGGTCTGCGTAACAATTCCCAGCAGCTGACCGTTTTCAATAACCGGAGCGCCGTGAATCCTCCGCTGCAATAGCGTCTTCATCGCATACGCGATCGTCATATCAGTCTCAAGAGCGACGAGAGGAGTTGTCATATACTCTCTGATCGCAAGTTTTGGAAGAGAGGTCATCTCTGAAGTTGAGATCAACAGAGCGCTGTTGATCTCATCCTTTCCAAAGACCTCTCCTTTGATCAGCAGCTTGTTGACCGGCGTTGGACCGATCGTTACTTTGTCACCAACCTCAAACACTCTGACATTGCCGATAACCTTGATCAGCGCATGACAGAGGTCAGCGTGCGTGAGCGTAGTGAAATCGATCTCATTCACCCGCACGCCCTCCGTGATCTCTCCATTGCGTAAAATGGCGACCTCGCTCTCCGAGTCGTCAGCGGTTACATGCAACTCGGTGTAGGCGCGGGAGGTTGGATGATACCCTCCTTTGGGTCCGGGAACGCCGTCCACCAGACCCAGCGCTTTGAGCGCCTGCATCTGATTGCGCACCGTTCCGGGATTACGCTTGATGATATCAGCTATTTCTTCTCCTTTTATCGGATGCGAATATTGATGATAAAGCGAGATAAGAGTAATAAGGATATCTTTTTGGATCAGTGACAAATCCATACTGATTGTTCAGAGCGCCACCCTAATAAAGAAATCGAGTGATTCAACGAAAATGTATTTTGATAATATCCCCACCGTCCCCACCGCCGAGGAGCTTCTGGACCGCAGCTTCCGTCGTGCTGCAAAAAAGATGCAGGAAAAAAGCGGCAATAAAAACCGGGCAAACGAGGACTTCGTTCGTGCCATCACCCAGGCGACCCATGATAAACTGGTAAGCATTATTCAGAGTTTCCCCGAGTTTGAACAGCTGCCGCCATTTTATCGCGATTTGTGCGACATTCTGTTTGGCATGGATAATCTCCGCCAGGCTCTTGGGATGGTCGGCTGGGCTGCGAAGAATGTGCGTGATGTGGGAAAAGGCATCTCCCGCGGAATGCGGCGTGCGGATACGCTGACGGAACGCAGGCGTGCGGTCGCGCGAATTGCATCCATTGTGCACCGCGCGGATGAGGCTCTTCGCTATTTGAATGATGTGAGAAATGTGCTTCGGAAACTGCCGGTGATCAGTCCTGAGGAGTTTACGATTGTGGTCGCGGGCTATCCGAATGTCGGCAAGTCGTCGTTCATTCGTCTGGTTTCAAGTGCAGAACCCGAGATTGCGTCGTATCCGTTTACAACGAAGGGAGTCATTGTAGGCCACCGGAATGCGGAACGAAGAAGACGCATTCAGTTTATCGATACGCCGGGTCTTCTTGACCGGACTGACGAGGAGCGGAATGTGATTGAGAAGCAGGCACTGAATGCTCTGGTGTATGTTGCGGATCTGGTGCTGTTTGTGATTGATGCGAGCGAGCACTGCGGGTACTCGGTTGAGGCACAGCAGAAGCTTCGCGAGGAGATTGCAGGAATTGTGACGGTTCCGATGATTACGGTTGTGAACAAGGCAGATCTGAAAAAGTCCGAGGAGCGTTTTAATATGTCGACGGTTTCGGGCGAGGGAGTGGAGGAGGTTCTTGCTGAGCTTCTCCGCTTGCGCGGCGAGCTGATGCAGGATGAGGTTATTGATATCCGCAGCGAGCTGCCGATGCCTGAGATGAAACGCCGCGGCGGTCGTACTGAGCCAAAGACCGATTACTAATTTTTTTTTTTGAAACGCGAATAGCACGAATAGCGCGAATAAAAAAATCGCCAATGGCGATTTTTCAATAAAATGAAAATTTCGATTTTTCGATACTTCTCTGAATGAATAGATCTGCTTCAAAAAAATAATTTTAGTAGTTTTGAAAAATCGCCATTGGCGATTTTTTATTCGCGCTATTCGCGTTTCAAAAAAATTACCGGCAGGAAATTTTTCCCGCAAAAATTCTTGCAGCTGCAAA
The genomic region above belongs to Methanorbis furvi and contains:
- the radA gene encoding DNA repair and recombination protein RadA codes for the protein MTATDIEDIPGVGPATADRLREAGYITVESIATAAPVDLSEAAEIGESTAKKIIKAAREIADIGGFKTGTDVLARRQEILKLSTFVPEVDELLGGGIETQAITEFYGEFGSGKSQIVHQLAVNCQLPREVGGLGGSCLYIDTENTFRPERIEQMVAGLEFEKPLPEGYEIPSVEDFLANIHVARAHSSDHQMLLIDSARDLSNELKDSDMPVKLIIVDSLTGLFRAEYAGRGTLAGRQQKLNRHLHDLFKLVDDLNAVAIVTNQVMSNPGVFFGDPTKPIGGNIVGHSATFRLYLRKSKAGKRIARLVDSPNLPEGEATFMVETAGIKPC
- a CDS encoding phosphoglycolate phosphatase is translated as MLKAFITDIDGTLTDDRRRLSTRAVEEIRRVVDAGIPVVLASGNTLCFIDALSKMIGTEGDVIAENGGVYRHGYTGDRHSAGDRELCFAAYKRIIDTFQPKGEELRLYSNDYRYSDVAFARDADVNEIQKLLADMPVQVVDTGFAIHLQSEGLSKGAALEKLAELMGLTPADFLAAGDSINDVSMLKISGTGVVPANASPEARAAADCVMSKPFGEGTADALARYFP
- a CDS encoding PRC-barrel domain-containing protein is translated as MKSEQFTHSIRKKRVMSTDGKIIGQIKNITFDSATGQLLNLLVRPDQMFDTSGYKLDGEAITLPFEAVKDITDFIVVDRYMLR
- a CDS encoding CBS domain-containing protein — translated: MDLSLIQKDILITLISLYHQYSHPIKGEEIADIIKRNPGTVRNQMQALKALGLVDGVPGPKGGYHPTSRAYTELHVTADDSESEVAILRNGEITEGVRVNEIDFTTLTHADLCHALIKVIGNVRVFEVGDKVTIGPTPVNKLLIKGEVFGKDEINSALLISTSEMTSLPKLAIREYMTTPLVALETDMTIAYAMKTLLQRRIHGAPVIENGQLLGIVTQTDIVAAIDRGVLMEASVGEIMVRNVVTIPGDMRLYEVIRRFKEQDIGRVIVMEEEKPIGILTHSDIIRVFPTL
- a CDS encoding NOG1 family protein, which encodes MYFDNIPTVPTAEELLDRSFRRAAKKMQEKSGNKNRANEDFVRAITQATHDKLVSIIQSFPEFEQLPPFYRDLCDILFGMDNLRQALGMVGWAAKNVRDVGKGISRGMRRADTLTERRRAVARIASIVHRADEALRYLNDVRNVLRKLPVISPEEFTIVVAGYPNVGKSSFIRLVSSAEPEIASYPFTTKGVIVGHRNAERRRRIQFIDTPGLLDRTDEERNVIEKQALNALVYVADLVLFVIDASEHCGYSVEAQQKLREEIAGIVTVPMITVVNKADLKKSEERFNMSTVSGEGVEEVLAELLRLRGELMQDEVIDIRSELPMPEMKRRGGRTEPKTDY